The proteins below are encoded in one region of Sinorhizobium meliloti:
- a CDS encoding HAD family hydrolase: MDTSSSAIFTKNFAALLFDMDGTLLNSMAVVERVWGSWALRNGIDPVALMKIVHGVRAVDTIRALGLPVDPEQEARILAEAEIADVEGIVEIPGAVSFLKTLPPERWAIVTSAPLELAARRLEAAGIPVPRHMVTGEDVSVGKPDPQGYLLAAQRLGVRAEDCLVFEDAPAGVLAGKSAGAEVAVITGAHAAAAEMPHIMLSHYSDVEARLVEDGWLSLHRRRG; the protein is encoded by the coding sequence TTGGACACGTCCTCTTCCGCAATCTTCACGAAGAATTTCGCCGCCCTCCTTTTCGACATGGACGGCACGCTACTCAACTCGATGGCAGTCGTTGAAAGGGTCTGGGGATCCTGGGCACTCCGCAACGGAATAGATCCCGTGGCGCTCATGAAGATCGTCCATGGCGTGCGAGCCGTCGACACGATCCGCGCCCTGGGCCTGCCGGTCGATCCGGAACAGGAGGCGCGTATTCTTGCCGAGGCGGAGATTGCCGATGTCGAGGGAATTGTCGAAATTCCGGGCGCCGTCTCCTTCCTGAAGACATTGCCGCCGGAAAGGTGGGCGATCGTTACGTCGGCGCCGCTCGAACTCGCCGCGCGCCGGCTCGAGGCGGCCGGTATTCCGGTGCCGCGCCACATGGTGACCGGTGAGGATGTCTCGGTCGGGAAGCCCGACCCGCAGGGCTATCTGCTCGCGGCCCAGAGACTCGGGGTGCGTGCCGAAGATTGCCTCGTCTTCGAGGACGCGCCTGCAGGCGTGCTCGCGGGCAAATCCGCGGGCGCCGAGGTCGCCGTCATCACCGGGGCGCATGCCGCGGCGGCCGAGATGCCGCATATCATGCTGTCGCATTACAGCGACGTCGAGGCTCGCCTCGTCGAGGACGGGTGGCTTTCGCTGCATCGCCGCCGCGGCTAG
- a CDS encoding response regulator transcription factor — MRLLLVEDSPRLTELINETMHDAGWRLDGVSTLRDAEAAIAAREHDLVLLDLGLPDGDGLQLLQWIRREHVGLPVLIITARGSVDERIAGLDAGADDYLVKPFHHRELLSRCRAMLRRNPNAIQPVLEAGALRYDPATAELTCEGAVLPLPPRERSLIEILLREVGRVVPKRRLETALSEYGQELSSNALELAVSRVRKRLQSVETGVQIETVRGIGYLLRTV, encoded by the coding sequence ATGCGTTTACTCCTCGTCGAGGACAGTCCTCGCCTCACCGAACTCATCAACGAGACCATGCATGACGCGGGTTGGCGGCTCGACGGCGTTTCGACGCTGCGCGATGCCGAGGCCGCCATTGCCGCGCGCGAGCACGACCTGGTTCTCCTCGATCTCGGCCTTCCCGACGGCGACGGCCTGCAGCTGCTGCAATGGATTCGGCGGGAGCATGTCGGCCTGCCGGTGCTGATCATCACCGCCCGCGGATCGGTCGACGAGCGTATCGCCGGGCTCGACGCCGGCGCCGACGATTATCTCGTCAAGCCGTTTCACCATCGCGAACTTCTGTCTCGCTGCAGGGCGATGCTGAGGCGAAATCCCAACGCTATACAGCCGGTCCTCGAGGCCGGTGCCCTGCGCTATGATCCTGCAACGGCGGAGCTTACCTGCGAGGGCGCCGTTCTGCCTCTTCCTCCGCGCGAGCGCTCTCTGATCGAGATCCTGTTGCGCGAGGTCGGGCGTGTCGTCCCGAAGCGCAGGCTCGAAACGGCGCTTTCGGAATATGGCCAGGAACTGAGCTCGAATGCGCTGGAACTCGCCGTCTCCAGGGTACGCAAGCGACTGCAGTCGGTGGAAACCGGCGTGCAGATCGAAACCGTGCGCGGCATCGGCTATCTGCTGCGGACCGTTTGA
- a CDS encoding metallophosphoesterase family protein, with amino-acid sequence MNSRRFTFAVGDIHGCLEQLEALLASIESVVAGGRVVFLGDLVDRGPDSRGVVERIMGGPRRASWEWITLKGNHEAMLLAARKGQAEMSLWLTNGGEETMASYGGAIPLSHLVWMAELPSLVVDRHRIFVHAGVDETIPLEEQGDDILLWIRTDPNYSGTYWGKHVCHGHTPSRSNPRTVGNRTNVDSGAVFGGMLSCAVFDDDRAGGPIDFLVTDGYS; translated from the coding sequence ATGAATAGCCGGCGTTTCACCTTCGCCGTCGGTGACATTCACGGTTGCCTCGAACAACTCGAAGCCTTGCTGGCCAGCATCGAATCCGTCGTCGCCGGCGGCAGGGTGGTCTTCCTCGGCGACCTCGTCGATCGCGGCCCGGACAGCCGCGGCGTCGTGGAGCGGATCATGGGCGGGCCGCGCAGGGCGAGCTGGGAATGGATCACGCTCAAGGGCAATCACGAGGCCATGCTGCTGGCGGCACGCAAGGGCCAGGCCGAGATGTCCCTATGGCTAACGAATGGGGGCGAGGAGACGATGGCTTCCTACGGCGGCGCCATTCCGTTGAGCCATCTCGTCTGGATGGCGGAACTGCCATCGCTCGTCGTCGATCGGCATCGCATTTTCGTCCATGCGGGTGTCGACGAGACGATTCCGCTCGAAGAACAGGGCGACGACATCCTCCTCTGGATCCGCACCGATCCGAACTACTCCGGTACCTATTGGGGCAAGCATGTCTGCCACGGACATACGCCGAGCCGAAGCAATCCCCGCACCGTCGGCAACAGGACCAATGTCGATTCCGGCGCCGTCTTCGGCGGCATGCTCTCCTGCGCCGTCTTCGATGACGACAGGGCGGGAGGCCCGATCGATTTTCTGGTCACGGATGGATACAGCTAG
- a CDS encoding glycosyltransferase family 4 protein, producing MSERLRVLVVSHGHPAMSLGGAEIASHSLHKGLNTLPGVESIYLARVGHPVPRHGASALMSLRLAVDEVLFHADDYDHFFLSNGDTEAIRRDLLRFVGDLSPHVIHFHHLIGMGMEALYALREALPEAVIVVTFHEYLSLCHNHGQMVKRPSAQLCNSSSPISCHGCFPDIPVSRFLRREEFLRGMLGLADAFISPSMFLANRYVEWGIDAEKLSVIDNGIVMGEAAPVRDLPVPSARRNRFAYFGQMTPFKGIDVLVDAVSRVPEEIWGEDSCLMIFGGNLERQPAEFQERLKKLIDDAGRRVRFYGAYQNADMPRLMRSVDWVVLPSIWWENSPVVIQEALHHRRPIICSDIGGMAEKVQDGRDGLHFRAGSAQDLADRLSDVLVKPEAWDRLHATLRPPTGHAESARAHADLYRRLLKDRRSPLGAAQYEAAAQAVV from the coding sequence ATGAGCGAGCGGCTCCGTGTTCTCGTCGTCTCGCATGGACATCCGGCGATGTCGCTGGGCGGGGCGGAGATAGCGTCCCACAGCCTGCATAAGGGCCTGAACACGCTGCCGGGCGTCGAGTCGATATATCTCGCCCGCGTCGGCCATCCGGTCCCGCGCCACGGCGCGTCAGCACTCATGAGTCTGCGTCTTGCCGTGGACGAAGTGCTCTTCCATGCGGATGATTACGATCACTTCTTCCTGTCCAACGGCGATACGGAGGCGATCCGCCGCGACCTCCTGCGCTTCGTCGGCGATCTGTCGCCTCACGTCATTCACTTTCATCATCTGATCGGCATGGGGATGGAGGCGCTTTACGCTCTCCGGGAAGCGCTGCCGGAAGCGGTTATCGTCGTCACCTTCCACGAATACCTGTCGCTGTGTCACAATCACGGGCAAATGGTGAAGCGACCATCGGCCCAGCTCTGCAACAGTTCTTCGCCGATCAGTTGCCATGGCTGCTTTCCCGATATCCCGGTTTCCCGTTTCCTGAGGCGCGAGGAATTTCTGCGCGGCATGCTCGGCCTTGCCGATGCCTTCATCTCCCCGAGCATGTTCCTCGCAAACCGCTATGTCGAATGGGGTATCGATGCGGAAAAGCTCTCCGTGATCGACAACGGCATCGTCATGGGCGAGGCCGCACCGGTACGCGATCTGCCGGTCCCGTCCGCCCGGCGGAACCGTTTCGCCTATTTCGGGCAGATGACACCCTTCAAGGGCATCGACGTGCTGGTCGATGCGGTCTCGCGCGTGCCGGAAGAAATCTGGGGCGAGGACTCCTGCCTGATGATCTTCGGCGGTAATCTCGAGCGCCAGCCGGCCGAGTTCCAGGAGCGCCTGAAGAAGCTCATCGACGATGCCGGGCGCCGGGTGCGTTTCTATGGCGCCTATCAGAATGCCGACATGCCGAGGCTGATGCGCTCGGTCGACTGGGTCGTGCTGCCCTCGATCTGGTGGGAAAACTCGCCCGTCGTCATTCAGGAGGCCCTGCATCATCGCAGGCCCATCATCTGTTCCGACATCGGCGGCATGGCCGAGAAAGTGCAGGACGGAAGGGACGGACTCCATTTCCGTGCCGGCAGCGCCCAGGATCTCGCCGACCGGCTGTCGGACGTGCTGGTCAAGCCCGAGGCATGGGACCGGCTGCATGCGACGCTGCGGCCTCCGACCGGCCACGCCGAATCCGCGCGCGCGCATGCCGATCTCTATCGTCGGTTGCTGAAGGACAGGCGGAGCCCTCTTGGCGCGGCGCAATATGAAGCGGCGGCACAGGCCGTAGTCTAG
- a CDS encoding glycosyltransferase family 4 protein → MSMRVLVAAHNHPALHPGGTEIFAHDLFGAYKRAGCEALFLGATNQIHRQARPGTSFQGIGPAGDELLLWSGHFDRLFMSQIDLYGVVPDIAELLRDFRPEVVHIHHLLLLGAEFPHIVRRTLPQCRIVMTLHDYYPICHHDGLMVRTSGKELCHGASPDRCHACFKDIALDRFTLRERHLKALLSEVDRFVSPSRFLKQRFVEWGLSEDRISVIPNGLPPRNAPAAARRIGSDHPVFGYFGNLNPWKGVAVLLEAARQLIAEGLEFELRVHGGAPFQSESFIDEITRLFEETAPTVQQRGPYRREDVADLVAAVDCTIVPSIWWENAPLVIQEAQALGRPVLASNIGGMAEMIEDGANGLTVAPNDPRALASAMRRLAQDGALARRLSAHAREPENIDTTARRYLDLIEAIEPSRIEAA, encoded by the coding sequence GTGAGCATGCGCGTGCTCGTTGCGGCTCATAACCATCCGGCCCTCCACCCGGGAGGCACGGAGATCTTCGCCCACGACCTGTTCGGCGCCTACAAGCGTGCCGGCTGCGAAGCGCTCTTTCTCGGAGCCACGAACCAGATCCACCGCCAGGCGCGGCCTGGCACCAGCTTTCAAGGCATCGGGCCCGCAGGGGACGAGTTGCTGTTGTGGTCCGGACATTTCGACCGCCTCTTCATGAGCCAGATCGATCTCTATGGAGTCGTTCCGGATATTGCGGAGCTGCTGCGCGACTTCAGGCCGGAGGTCGTCCATATCCACCATCTGCTCCTGCTCGGCGCGGAGTTTCCGCATATCGTCCGGCGAACCCTGCCACAGTGCCGGATCGTCATGACGCTGCACGACTATTATCCCATCTGTCACCATGACGGGCTGATGGTGAGAACGAGCGGCAAGGAACTTTGCCACGGGGCGAGCCCGGACAGGTGCCATGCCTGCTTCAAGGACATCGCGCTCGACCGTTTCACATTGCGCGAACGTCATCTGAAGGCCCTCTTGAGCGAGGTGGACCGGTTCGTATCACCGAGCCGGTTCCTCAAGCAGCGCTTCGTCGAGTGGGGGCTCTCGGAAGACAGGATCAGCGTCATTCCCAACGGGCTACCGCCTCGCAACGCGCCGGCAGCGGCCCGCCGGATCGGCTCGGACCACCCGGTCTTCGGTTATTTCGGCAATCTCAACCCCTGGAAAGGCGTGGCGGTACTACTCGAGGCGGCACGGCAGCTCATTGCCGAGGGGCTGGAGTTCGAGTTGCGCGTTCACGGCGGCGCACCCTTCCAGAGCGAGAGTTTCATCGACGAGATCACACGCCTGTTCGAGGAAACGGCACCGACCGTGCAGCAGCGCGGGCCCTACCGGCGTGAGGACGTTGCTGACCTCGTCGCAGCGGTGGATTGCACGATCGTACCCTCGATCTGGTGGGAAAATGCCCCGCTGGTCATCCAGGAGGCGCAGGCCCTCGGACGGCCGGTCTTAGCCAGCAATATCGGCGGCATGGCCGAGATGATCGAGGATGGCGCAAACGGTCTCACCGTTGCGCCCAACGATCCGCGGGCGCTCGCCTCTGCCATGCGCCGCCTCGCGCAAGACGGTGCCTTGGCGCGCCGGCTTTCCGCGCACGCGCGGGAGCCGGAGAACATCGACACCACCGCACGACGCTATCTCGATTTGATCGAAGCGATCGAACCGTCACGTATCGAAGCGGCATAA
- a CDS encoding ABC transporter substrate-binding protein encodes MAGELEFMSREVVSGRLSRRDFLGRAAALGVTLASAQVLLGNAARASGPVKGGILRAGLVGGESTNSLDPATWASQVPYTFGRCWGEQLLEVSPAGEIEYRLAESYEASKDAKTWAFTIRKGVTFHNGKELTPADVVATFERHADKNSKSAALPFVQEFETIKADGDKVVITLRQPNADMPFIVSDYHLMIQPNGGKDDPTAGIGTGPYKVVVNEPGVKHVGERQDGYWGAAERGHADQIEITVINDATARTASLQAGGVHIINRIEPKIVALVKRIPGVTIRNVPGKGHYVLIAHCNTAPFDNNDLRLALKYAVDREEMVAKILAGYGTVGNDTPMIKGYPLFDDDIEQRVFDPDRAKFHFKKSGHDGSILLRTSDVAFPGAVDAAQLFQASAAKCGIDVELKREPGDGYWSDVWNKQPFSMSYWTGRPTQDQVYSIAYLSKAEWNDTRFFREDFDKLIFAARGELDEAKRKVLYREAAMILRDEGGVIAPMFNNYIDATSDKVGGWVDDPNGELMGGHALTKCWLAA; translated from the coding sequence ATGGCGGGAGAACTGGAATTCATGAGCCGGGAGGTCGTTTCGGGCCGCCTGTCGAGGCGCGATTTTCTCGGGCGCGCGGCAGCGCTCGGCGTAACGCTCGCCTCGGCCCAGGTGCTGCTTGGCAATGCCGCGCGGGCGAGCGGGCCGGTCAAGGGCGGCATATTGCGGGCCGGGCTCGTCGGCGGCGAATCCACGAACAGCCTCGATCCGGCGACCTGGGCGAGCCAGGTGCCCTATACATTCGGCCGCTGCTGGGGAGAGCAGTTGCTCGAGGTATCTCCGGCGGGCGAGATAGAATATCGGCTGGCTGAATCCTACGAAGCGTCGAAGGACGCGAAGACCTGGGCGTTCACGATCCGCAAGGGGGTGACCTTCCATAACGGCAAGGAACTGACGCCCGCCGATGTCGTCGCCACATTCGAGCGTCATGCCGACAAGAATTCGAAATCGGCTGCCCTGCCCTTCGTCCAGGAATTCGAGACCATTAAGGCAGACGGCGACAAGGTCGTCATCACGCTGCGCCAGCCGAACGCCGACATGCCGTTCATCGTCAGCGATTATCATCTTATGATCCAGCCGAACGGCGGCAAGGATGACCCGACGGCCGGCATCGGAACCGGCCCCTACAAAGTCGTCGTCAACGAACCGGGCGTAAAGCATGTCGGCGAGCGTCAGGACGGCTATTGGGGAGCGGCCGAGCGCGGCCATGCCGATCAGATCGAAATCACTGTCATCAATGACGCAACGGCGCGCACCGCCTCGCTCCAGGCGGGCGGCGTGCACATCATTAATCGCATCGAGCCGAAGATCGTCGCGCTCGTCAAACGCATTCCCGGAGTCACGATCCGCAACGTCCCCGGCAAGGGCCACTATGTCCTGATCGCCCATTGCAACACGGCGCCCTTCGACAACAACGACCTGCGGCTTGCGCTGAAATACGCGGTGGACCGCGAGGAAATGGTGGCGAAGATTCTCGCCGGATACGGCACGGTCGGCAACGATACGCCGATGATCAAGGGTTACCCGCTCTTCGACGACGATATCGAGCAGCGCGTCTTTGATCCGGACAGGGCGAAGTTTCACTTCAAGAAATCGGGCCATGACGGTTCGATCCTGCTGCGGACCTCCGACGTCGCCTTCCCAGGGGCAGTCGACGCCGCGCAGCTTTTCCAGGCAAGCGCCGCAAAGTGCGGCATCGACGTCGAGCTGAAGCGCGAGCCCGGTGACGGCTACTGGTCCGACGTCTGGAACAAGCAGCCCTTCAGCATGTCTTACTGGACCGGCCGGCCGACGCAGGACCAGGTCTATTCCATCGCCTATCTTTCGAAGGCGGAATGGAACGACACCCGCTTCTTCCGCGAGGATTTCGACAAGCTGATCTTTGCGGCGCGCGGCGAGCTGGACGAGGCGAAGCGCAAGGTTCTCTATCGCGAGGCGGCAATGATCCTGCGCGATGAGGGTGGTGTGATCGCGCCGATGTTCAACAACTATATCGATGCCACCAGCGACAAGGTCGGCGGCTGGGTCGACGATCCGAACGGCGAACTCATGGGTGGACATGCGCTGACCAAGTGCTGGCTCGCCGCCTGA
- a CDS encoding phosphoethanolamine transferase, with protein sequence MKIPRIPRPEIGSISLSAIVALYLLLATNNSFWAHASVYFVHARTSLLAFAAALYLALFAILTPLSVKYLMKPALVILILVSATAAYFADTFGIIIDRDMIGNAAVTTQAEASHLLTFSLARHLLVYAVLPSILIVWVRVRHRRFLPKAAVNFAFVSVSLLVGAGLIYANFATVAYALREHTDLMKRFNPSGPLIATVRYGLSTYRERNLVVRPLGTDAHQGARVAAAGKPVVVVVVAGETARAMNFSLNGYERETNPELKALGVVNYRNTTSCGTATAVSLPCMFSVYPRSQYSDWKARSTENLVNVLTHAGVSVSWWDNNTGSKGIADLISFASQTGRKNSPLCNNGECLDEILLSDLDRKLGAAISNSVIVLHQLGSHGPSYYLRYPAAFRRFTPDCRTPELMRCSTAELVNAYDNTILYTDHILASVARLLEKHQDRIAGAMIYMSDHGESLGENGLYLHGAPYVIAPKEQTQVPFIAWFSEPYQAAMGVDAGCLAKDADKPKSHDNLFHTVLGMMDVETRVYNRDLDAFAACTRPANKEHQPAPGYHAAQNGEPESSAGGPQEARWAPGVL encoded by the coding sequence TTGAAAATCCCGCGGATTCCCCGGCCCGAGATTGGCAGTATAAGCCTGAGCGCGATCGTCGCTCTCTATCTGCTGCTGGCGACCAACAACTCGTTCTGGGCTCATGCCAGCGTCTATTTCGTTCACGCCCGGACGAGCCTGCTTGCCTTCGCGGCGGCACTCTATCTCGCCCTCTTCGCGATCTTGACGCCTCTCTCGGTCAAGTACCTGATGAAGCCGGCGCTGGTCATTCTCATTCTGGTGTCCGCCACCGCCGCGTATTTTGCCGACACCTTCGGCATCATCATAGATCGGGACATGATCGGCAATGCCGCCGTTACGACACAGGCCGAAGCCAGCCACCTGCTGACATTCAGCCTTGCGCGGCATCTGCTCGTCTACGCCGTCCTCCCTTCGATCTTGATCGTCTGGGTCAGGGTGCGCCACCGCCGGTTCCTGCCCAAGGCCGCGGTCAATTTCGCCTTCGTCTCCGTATCGCTCCTCGTCGGCGCAGGGCTCATCTATGCCAACTTCGCGACGGTGGCCTACGCGCTGCGCGAACATACGGACCTCATGAAAAGGTTCAATCCGTCCGGACCGCTGATCGCCACCGTGCGCTATGGCCTTTCGACCTATCGGGAGCGCAATCTGGTCGTAAGGCCGCTCGGAACCGATGCCCATCAGGGCGCGCGCGTTGCCGCCGCGGGGAAACCGGTAGTCGTCGTCGTAGTTGCCGGCGAGACGGCGCGGGCGATGAACTTTTCGCTCAACGGCTACGAACGCGAGACGAATCCGGAATTGAAAGCTCTCGGGGTCGTCAACTACCGCAACACGACGAGTTGCGGCACCGCGACCGCCGTCTCGCTTCCATGCATGTTTTCGGTCTATCCGCGCAGCCAGTATAGCGATTGGAAGGCGCGCTCGACCGAAAATCTCGTCAATGTGCTGACGCATGCCGGCGTCTCGGTGAGCTGGTGGGACAACAATACCGGCAGCAAGGGGATTGCCGATCTCATCAGCTTCGCAAGCCAGACCGGCCGCAAGAACAGCCCGCTTTGCAACAACGGCGAATGCCTGGACGAGATCCTCCTCAGCGATCTCGACCGGAAGCTCGGGGCGGCGATTTCGAACAGCGTCATCGTGCTGCACCAGCTAGGCAGCCACGGCCCCTCTTATTATCTGCGCTATCCCGCGGCGTTCCGCCGCTTCACGCCCGACTGCCGCACGCCGGAACTCATGCGTTGCTCTACTGCGGAACTGGTCAATGCCTACGATAATACGATCCTCTACACCGACCACATCCTCGCCAGCGTCGCGCGGCTCCTCGAAAAGCATCAGGACCGCATTGCCGGCGCGATGATCTATATGTCGGATCACGGCGAGTCGCTTGGGGAGAACGGCCTCTATCTCCACGGCGCGCCCTACGTGATTGCACCGAAGGAGCAGACGCAGGTGCCTTTCATCGCCTGGTTTTCGGAGCCGTATCAGGCTGCGATGGGCGTCGACGCCGGCTGTCTTGCCAAGGACGCCGACAAGCCGAAATCGCACGACAACCTGTTTCACACGGTGCTTGGCATGATGGACGTCGAGACGAGGGTCTATAACCGCGATCTCGACGCCTTCGCCGCCTGCACGCGGCCCGCAAACAAAGAGCACCAGCCGGCACCGGGATATCACGCGGCCCAGAATGGCGAACCCGAATCAAGCGCCGGCGGCCCGCAGGAAGCGAGATGGGCGCCCGGCGTTTTGTGA
- a CDS encoding class I SAM-dependent methyltransferase, with the protein MSETALRQENTAATELPARDERVEALLGSILRNRFLPEPNPDSVFVGDGSFRAVGVEFLGHFIRLGGVRPESRVLDIGCGIGRMAVPLTQYLDFEKGHYSGIDPVEGGIGWCRRFITSVYPNFAFQRVDIAHELYNPSGKISGNALKLPYADGHFDFVIMTSIVTHLPPDEVLVYLREVGRLLKPGGRLFMTAFVVDHVAAANESGRRDARLSFARDGDGPCWYVPDMPRLAAVGFDDGFLDGALDRAGLAITLKALGAWRGKEAEHYQDIFVAERRGGGA; encoded by the coding sequence ATGAGCGAGACTGCGCTGCGCCAGGAAAACACAGCTGCAACGGAACTGCCCGCCCGCGACGAACGCGTGGAGGCACTGCTGGGGAGCATTCTTCGAAACCGCTTCCTTCCGGAACCTAATCCCGACAGTGTCTTCGTCGGCGACGGCTCCTTCAGGGCGGTGGGCGTCGAATTCCTCGGCCACTTCATTCGGCTGGGGGGGGTGCGTCCGGAAAGCCGCGTTCTCGATATCGGCTGCGGCATCGGCCGCATGGCTGTTCCGCTCACCCAGTATCTGGATTTCGAGAAGGGACACTACAGCGGGATAGATCCGGTCGAGGGCGGCATCGGCTGGTGCCGCCGCTTCATCACCTCGGTCTATCCGAATTTCGCGTTCCAGCGTGTCGATATTGCCCATGAACTCTATAATCCGAGCGGCAAGATCAGCGGCAATGCGCTGAAACTGCCCTATGCCGACGGTCACTTCGATTTTGTGATCATGACGTCGATCGTGACGCATCTGCCGCCGGACGAAGTCCTCGTCTATCTGCGAGAGGTCGGAAGGCTTCTGAAACCCGGCGGCCGCCTCTTCATGACCGCCTTCGTGGTCGATCACGTCGCGGCGGCCAACGAGAGCGGCCGGCGCGACGCGCGCCTTTCCTTCGCCCGCGATGGCGACGGGCCGTGCTGGTACGTCCCGGACATGCCCCGCCTTGCCGCCGTCGGCTTCGACGACGGCTTTCTTGACGGGGCCCTCGACCGGGCCGGTCTCGCAATCACCCTGAAAGCGCTCGGCGCCTGGCGCGGGAAGGAAGCGGAGCATTATCAGGACATTTTCGTCGCCGAACGCCGAGGAGGCGGAGCGTGA